From the genome of Pseudomonas helvetica:
TTTCCAGTCTTCACTTTTGCCTTCAGCCGGCGTCAGTTTCACGTCCTTGCCGTAGAGCATGTTCCAGCCCATCAACCCCAGACGCACGTTGAACGGAAAGCTCAGGCGGGTGACCGGTGCAGCACGGTTGATCGGCGCGACTGTCTGCAGGTACGCGTGGATGGCGTCGGAGTCTTCACGCGGCATCAGGTGATACGAGGTGTATGGCATCGCCGGGTACAGGTTGGCGCCGTCACGACGCTTGCCTTCGGTCAGCGCAGCGAAGAATTCGTCATCGCTGTACTGGCCGATCCCGTGGTCTTTGTCCGGGGTGATATTGGTGCCATAAATGGTGCCGAACGGTGACACGATCGGCAGGCCGCCCGCGTAAGGCGCGCCACCGGGTGCGGTGTGGCAAGCCATGCAGTCCGCCGCCCGCGCCAGGTATTCACCGCGCTTGATCTGCTGCTGATCGGCTGCCTGGGCCTGCTGGATCGCCATCAGCGAAACGGCCAGGCCAACCGCCGTGCCAAGACTGGAAAGTAGTCGCTTCATGCTCAACCCTCCTTGACCAGGCCGAGATCGGTCAACACGTGGCGCGTGGCGCTGTAATAGCGCACGTAGCCGGTGCAGCGGCAAATGTGGTTGCCGAGGCTGTCTTCGATAACTGCTTCCAGTTGGCTTTTGCTGATCGGCTGACGCTGGAGTTTTTCCACCAGTACGGTCGCGGCGTTGACGAAGCCCGGGGCGCAATAGCTGCACTGGAAGGCGAATTCGTCGACGAAGCGTTGCTGGATCGGGTTCAGCTCAGTGACCTTGCCACTTTCATCGCGGCGCGCATGGCCTTCGATGGTGCGGACTTTCTTGCCCTCGAAGTAATGCGCGCCGGTAATGCAGGTGCGTACTTCTTCGCTGGTGCCGTCGGGGTTGTCGACAATTACCACGCAGGCGTGACAAATGCCCTGGCCGCAGCCCAGGCGCGAGCCGGTGAGGTTTCGGTATTCGTGCAGGTAGTCGATCATCGGCAGATCATCAGGGACCTCGACGGGACCGACGGATTGACCATTGAGGGTCATTTGAAGCGGACGGTTAGCCATTGAGGGCCTCCTTGATGCGTGCTGGAGTGATAGGCAGGTCACGGACCCGTTTGCCGATTGCATGGGCCACGGCGTTGGCGATGGCGCCCACCACCGGAATCATCACCACTTCGGCGATGCCCTTGGACGGGTCGCTCGGCGACAATGGCGGGAGGATTTCCGAAGTCTGCGTCCAGACCGCGACGTCCTTGGCACGCGGCAAACGGTAACGGTTGAAGTTCCAGTCACCCTCCCCCGGTCCACCTTCGTACAGCGGCATTTCTTCCAGCAGCGCGTGGCCGATGCCCATGGCAATCCCGCCCTCGAGCTGGCCCTTGACCAGTTCTGGCACCAGCACCCGGCCACATTCAAGCCAGGAGTGATGGTTGAGGACTTTCACCTCGCCCGAACCCTTGTTCACTTTCAGTTCAACCAGCGTCGCCACGGGGCTGTAATAGGTCACCGCCGCGTTGTTCAACTGGGTCGCCGGGTAGGCAATGTTCTGCCGATCCAGCAGGTGGAAACCGGCGCTGTTCATCTGCGCCTTGATCGCGTTCGGCGCACCGTCGCCATACTTCACGGCGAGACCGTCGAGCGGTAGACGCTCGCGCACGCCATTGATGCTGTACTCCGCCTCGGCCCAGCTCCAGCGGTTGAAACCGTGCACCGTCGCGCCAGTCACCAGACCGCGCTCATGGGCACGTTTGGCCAGCACCGCAAATGGCAGCGGTTCCATGCCGTTGGCGGTCAGTTTACCGTCCACCCAATGCGCGTCTTCGCGGCGCAGCACATACGGGTTGGCCTGACCACCGAACGGCCCCTGACGCCAGATTTCGACGGCGGCCGGCCATAGACCGTGATTGAACAACACACGCGCCGCTTCACGGGTCGCATGGCTGAAGTAATAGGCGGAGTTGGTTGCCGACGACGCCGAGGCAATTTTGCCGACCCAACGCGGATTGCGCAGCATGGCGTCCTGCTCGGCCTGACTCATGAGGTACGGGTTGCCGCTGCTGCTCAGTTGCAGCTCTTTCCATTCGGTTTCGCCGGTCTTCACTTCACTGGCCGGGTTGCCGAGGAAATCGGCGACCACCAAAGCCTGGGAAGTGGACATGCCGGTGCCAATCTCGATGCCGATGTGGCGCAGCGTGATATGCCCGTCAGCGCTGAATTCGATACTGGCCATCGGTGCTTCGGAACCGGTGCCGAAGTCTTTCTGGCAAATGGCGAAGCCGATGCCGTACCAGTTGTCCGGGTCCTTGGCGTCCTCTTGTTTTTTCAACGCGTG
Proteins encoded in this window:
- a CDS encoding (2Fe-2S)-binding protein, whose translation is MANRPLQMTLNGQSVGPVEVPDDLPMIDYLHEYRNLTGSRLGCGQGICHACVVIVDNPDGTSEEVRTCITGAHYFEGKKVRTIEGHARRDESGKVTELNPIQQRFVDEFAFQCSYCAPGFVNAATVLVEKLQRQPISKSQLEAVIEDSLGNHICRCTGYVRYYSATRHVLTDLGLVKEG